From the Plasmodium cynomolgi strain B DNA, scaffold: 0073, whole genome shotgun sequence genome, the window GTTTCTGTATTCCTTCctaataattttcttatcCAGGTACCAGCGGGCGTATACTAATGAATTCAAGTTATGTgtattatgcatatgtattttatttttatttaaaaatgtgcgaaTTTAATTAGATGTAGAATatgatatttaattattGAGTTATAATTACTCTGTACGCTAGATAAGAAGGGACTAATATTCCAGCAACTGAGACAACACTATTGATACTTTTAGATGTAATAGAAGTGGTTTTATCATCCGAAGGAATAGTTTTTCTAGGAGTTATATCATCCAAAATACGTCCTAATGATGCCCGATTtcttatatgtttttttggtGTTATTAAAGGTAtttgttgcatttttatttttggtgCTACACGTTTAGGTCTATagtctaattttttttgatgttCTGCAACCTCGAGTTTACCTGGTAAGGGTTTAGCTTCAGGTAAAGTTTCTGTTAAATTGCATGACCAAGAAATTAAATTCTTGTGCATCTCATCatcataataataattaaaaaattctgtacAATACTTAtgcttttcatttaataaCTTACACTCTTTATGTAATTGCTTATAATTATCGACATATGTTGTAAGGTAATTCTTATATTCTTTCTTACAAGATCGGTTAGTCATGGCTAAATCCAGTTTATAGTCATCATAATCTTCATAATAatcaaaaattaatttaattttttaaaatgatctACATCATTACCAGTATATGGAAAATCACAAATATCTTTATtatcatatacatataaccaataaaaAAGATCATAAATAACTTCATTAAAGTATTGTTTTTCctctaaattatttattaacgTATTCCCTAAccaaaaatacaaaaagtcACAGAGAGTGTCATAAGGGAAAACAACATCACTCTTAATGTTATAGACATAACACACAGCTTTTAGAATTTTatcagaaattttttgaagttccGGGTAACTATATAATTCGTCCTTTGCTCtcgaataaaatttaaaaccaTCAcaatttcccctttcttcGTCGAAATacttgtaaataaattttgtgcgTAAAAGATCTAATCTTGTTTTCTAAGAATTGAAATATAAtgattatatacattttttttatttattaaaacaacaataaatataaatattaacaaaaaagtaatacttaaaaataaataatacaaacTGTTATAAATCAGAATATACCCCTAGAGTATCTTCCATTTTAGGTGATTGAcaaacattaaaatatatacaatagAAGAATAATGGATTATTTTACCATATATTTATTGATAtctcaaaaatgtattacataataaatatgcacatatgtttATTATACATGGATgcgtaaatataaatacatatattttaaagtgCAAGAAAATGCAATGTAATATTATATGAAttgataattatattaaaattgttacgTGATAGAAAAGT encodes:
- a CDS encoding CYIR protein (putative;~vir-type antigen), producing the protein MEDTLGYFDEERGNCDGFKFYSRAKDELYSYPELQKISDKILKAVCYVYNIKSDVVFPYDTLCDFLYFWLGNTLINNLEEKQYFNEVIYDLFYWLYVYDNKDICDFPYTDYDDYKLDLAMTNRSCKKEYKNYLTTYVDNYKQLHKECKLLNEKHKYCTEFFNYYYDDEMHKNLISWSCNLTETLPEAKPLPGKLEVAEHQKKLDYRPKRVAPKIKMQQIPLITPKKHIRNRASLGRILDDITPRKTIPSDDKTTSITSKSINSVVSVAGILVPSYLAYRYTPAGTWIRKLLGRNTETNYNPYVNQELMENFSVPEDFYSERSRYNISYSPE